A region from the Candidatus Alcyoniella australis genome encodes:
- a CDS encoding CoA pyrophosphatase: MEQSAQITIDQVDGEIARLRALLNGREVRKVNIEGFRPSAVLLPLQIIDGRPHLLFTQRSGQVENHKYQVSFPGGGADPGESMLQCALRETHEEIGVPPEHVQVLGPLDEIFTISSYTVAPFVGVIPHPFEFNLSQIEIAEIFSVSIEHLLKPEICSVQMHEAPWGNIPIYYYQSDRHTIWGATGRILTQFLHLAYGKPID, translated from the coding sequence ATGGAACAGTCGGCACAAATCACCATCGACCAAGTTGACGGCGAGATCGCCCGCCTGCGAGCGCTGCTCAACGGCCGCGAGGTGCGCAAAGTCAACATCGAGGGCTTCCGCCCCTCGGCGGTGCTGCTGCCGCTGCAAATCATCGACGGCAGGCCGCACCTGCTGTTCACCCAGCGCAGTGGACAGGTCGAGAATCACAAGTACCAGGTGAGCTTCCCCGGCGGCGGCGCCGATCCGGGCGAGAGCATGCTGCAATGCGCATTGCGCGAGACGCACGAGGAGATCGGCGTACCACCCGAGCACGTGCAAGTGCTCGGGCCGCTGGACGAGATCTTCACCATCAGCAGCTATACGGTTGCGCCGTTCGTCGGCGTGATTCCACACCCGTTCGAGTTTAATCTCAGCCAGATCGAGATCGCCGAGATCTTCAGCGTGTCGATCGAGCATTTACTGAAACCGGAGATCTGCAGCGTCCAGATGCACGAGGCGCCATGGGGCAACATCCCGATCTACTACTACCAGAGCGATCGGCACACGATCTGGGGCGCCACCGGACGCATCCTGACCCAGTTTCTCCACTTGGCATACGGCAAGCCGATCGACTGA
- the thiD gene encoding bifunctional hydroxymethylpyrimidine kinase/phosphomethylpyrimidine kinase, with translation MKTSNNPPIALAVAGLDPSGGAGLAADLSAFAARGVWGCAVATAATVQTTAGVTRYALLDPSLVREQIERLAHDMPPHAIKLGMLGSAQMAHGVAAALDHLADALLVIDPVLRAWDGTELYAAAARDVLQNELLPRATLIAPNAPEAAVLCGVEVHDLDGARRAAHVLLQRGARAVLIKGGHLNCDANTVVDLLVGPAGEIKFERPRIAGADPHGTGCLLTSLIAAGLARGEDLPQAIGAATGLLDAARLRPLKLGAGKPLLSLLPLRDAAPDGDP, from the coding sequence ATGAAGACGAGCAATAATCCCCCAATCGCCCTGGCCGTGGCCGGGCTCGACCCCAGCGGCGGGGCAGGTCTGGCCGCCGACCTCTCCGCCTTCGCCGCCCGCGGGGTCTGGGGCTGCGCCGTGGCCACCGCCGCCACTGTGCAGACCACGGCCGGAGTGACGCGCTACGCGTTGCTGGACCCGAGCCTGGTGCGCGAGCAGATCGAGCGCCTGGCCCACGACATGCCTCCCCACGCAATCAAGCTCGGCATGCTCGGCTCGGCCCAGATGGCTCACGGCGTGGCCGCGGCCCTCGACCATCTGGCCGACGCGTTGCTGGTGATCGACCCGGTGCTGCGCGCCTGGGACGGCACAGAGCTCTATGCGGCTGCTGCCCGCGACGTGCTGCAAAACGAGTTGCTGCCGCGCGCAACGCTGATCGCGCCCAACGCGCCCGAGGCCGCAGTGCTGTGCGGCGTTGAGGTCCACGACCTGGACGGCGCACGCCGCGCCGCGCACGTGCTGCTGCAACGCGGGGCGCGCGCAGTGCTGATCAAGGGCGGACACCTGAACTGCGACGCCAATACGGTGGTCGACCTGCTGGTCGGGCCCGCGGGCGAAATCAAATTCGAGCGGCCGCGCATCGCGGGGGCCGACCCCCACGGCACCGGCTGCCTGCTCACAAGCCTGATCGCCGCCGGCCTGGCCCGCGGTGAGGATCTGCCGCAGGCGATCGGCGCGGCCACAGGGCTGCTCGACGCGGCCCGGCTGCGCCCGCTTAAGCTCGGTGCGGGCAAGCCGCTTTTAAGCCTACTGCCGTTGCGCGACGCGGCGCCGGATGGGGACCCTTGA
- a CDS encoding HEAT repeat domain-containing protein produces MRRRSAIALMLCTVLLLVSGCSNDSQRICKAFDDGQYKTVRQASQAMAQLGPDNVNQMAGVLFNDQNTKHMQIAAYALEQLELDALPALDALIFAASNPDSRVRRQAIEAIGAIGPQADPALGVLRDSTRDEEYKVRIAAAKAIGLLGPAGRPAIADLVAMLDNPVRSTGRVTVEALRKVGAQPEDVLPEISFRLDDPEPKVRAASLDALAAFGKDRPELLAKVRELALDENAAVRSKAVRTHERLGGNPADLVQQLIPALSDENAKLRLAACNSLRYVGREAKPALERLRELKNDPDRKVAREAIAVLRAIEIDVPPPALSIRMGTIEGVDARNARLTLRNAEERLTECVRSGEVKQQCDIKLEISAGGDVERVTFVPQITQSKLRSCLEEAFFKIDFGDSSGKGELNAVLYINLKPHGSPLVHIPDLGRTNGDKPDSSPLELLQGLVDRGSDEPEANTGAPDEDEDEQ; encoded by the coding sequence ATGAGGCGACGTTCGGCGATCGCGCTTATGTTGTGTACCGTGCTCCTGCTGGTCAGTGGCTGCTCCAACGATTCCCAGCGGATCTGCAAGGCCTTCGACGACGGCCAATACAAAACCGTGCGCCAAGCCTCCCAGGCGATGGCCCAGCTCGGTCCCGACAACGTGAACCAGATGGCCGGGGTCCTGTTCAACGACCAGAACACCAAGCACATGCAGATCGCGGCCTATGCCCTGGAACAGCTCGAGCTCGACGCCCTGCCCGCGCTGGACGCGCTGATCTTCGCCGCCTCAAATCCCGACTCGCGTGTCCGGCGTCAGGCGATCGAGGCCATCGGCGCGATCGGACCCCAGGCCGATCCGGCGCTGGGAGTGCTGCGCGACTCGACGCGCGACGAGGAATACAAGGTGCGCATCGCCGCGGCCAAGGCGATCGGTCTGCTCGGCCCCGCGGGCAGGCCGGCGATCGCCGATCTGGTGGCGATGCTCGACAATCCCGTGCGCAGCACCGGCCGCGTGACAGTCGAGGCCCTACGCAAGGTCGGGGCCCAGCCCGAGGACGTGCTGCCCGAGATCAGCTTTCGCCTAGACGATCCCGAGCCCAAGGTACGGGCCGCGTCCCTGGACGCCCTGGCCGCCTTTGGCAAGGACCGCCCCGAGCTCCTGGCCAAGGTTCGCGAGTTGGCCCTGGACGAGAACGCCGCGGTCCGCTCCAAAGCGGTGCGCACCCACGAGCGGCTCGGCGGAAATCCCGCGGATTTGGTCCAGCAGCTGATCCCCGCATTGTCCGACGAGAACGCCAAGCTGCGCCTGGCGGCGTGCAATTCGCTGCGCTACGTCGGCAGAGAAGCCAAGCCCGCCCTGGAGCGCCTGCGCGAACTGAAAAACGATCCCGACCGCAAGGTCGCACGCGAGGCGATTGCGGTCCTGCGGGCGATCGAGATCGACGTGCCGCCCCCCGCGCTGTCGATCCGCATGGGGACCATCGAAGGTGTCGACGCGCGTAACGCCCGCCTTACCCTGCGCAACGCCGAGGAACGTCTGACCGAATGCGTACGCTCGGGCGAGGTCAAACAGCAGTGCGACATTAAGCTCGAGATCTCGGCCGGCGGCGACGTGGAGCGTGTAACCTTCGTCCCGCAGATCACCCAGAGCAAGCTGCGCTCCTGCCTCGAGGAGGCGTTTTTCAAGATCGACTTCGGCGACAGTTCGGGCAAGGGCGAGCTCAACGCGGTGCTCTACATCAATCTCAAACCGCATGGCTCGCCGCTGGTGCACATCCCCGACCTGGGAAGAACCAACGGCGATAAACCCGACAGCAGCCCGCTGGAACTGCTGCAGGGGCTGGTAGATCGCGGGAGCGACGAGCCCGAGGCGAACACGGGCGCCCCTGACGAGGATGAAGACGAGCAATAA
- the atpC gene encoding ATP synthase F1 subunit epsilon, with amino-acid sequence MSQKEEVVYKLPSRMRLEFITPLRVIYEGPADSINLPGSMGYIGLLPGHDPLMTTLGVGPVKLTVKGEEQSFYCGGGFMEVNDELVRMLVEVAEKPTEIDVDRAEQARKRAEERLLRSLQSESDIDFMRAATALQRALTRIELSRK; translated from the coding sequence ATGTCGCAGAAGGAAGAAGTCGTATACAAACTGCCCAGCCGCATGCGGCTGGAGTTCATCACCCCCCTCCGGGTGATCTACGAGGGGCCGGCCGACTCGATCAACCTTCCGGGCAGCATGGGCTACATCGGCCTGCTGCCCGGCCACGATCCGCTGATGACCACCCTGGGCGTGGGCCCGGTCAAACTGACGGTCAAGGGCGAGGAGCAGTCGTTCTACTGTGGCGGCGGGTTCATGGAGGTCAACGACGAGCTGGTGCGGATGCTGGTCGAGGTGGCCGAGAAGCCCACCGAGATCGACGTCGATCGCGCCGAGCAGGCGCGCAAGCGGGCCGAGGAGCGGCTGCTGCGCAGCTTGCAGTCCGAGTCCGACATCGACTTCATGCGCGCCGCCACCGCGTTGCAACGCGCGCTGACGCGCATCGAGCTGTCCAGGAAATAG
- the atpD gene encoding F0F1 ATP synthase subunit beta, translated as MQEKNIGRVVQIIGAVVDIKFNRDNMPMIYNAIKLSNKSISDKEWNLIVEVAQHLGEGVVRCVAMDTTDGLVRGQQAWDTGQPISVPVGRSTLGRIINVVGQPVDEMGPITSETYYPIHREPPTLLDQDVNTEVLETGIKVVDMIAPYSKGGKVGLFGGAGVGKTVVIMELIHNIATKHGGFSVFGGVGERTREGNDLWLEMKQSGVLDKTCLVYGQMNEPPGARSRVGLTALTAAEYFRDEEGQDVLLFIDNIFRFTQAGSEVSALLGRIPSAVGYQPTLGTDLGELQERITSTKKGSITSVQAIYVPADDLTDPAPATTFSHLDATTVLSRQIVELGIYPAVDPLDSTSRILNAEILGQEHYSIAREVQRILQKYKDLQDIIAILGMDELSEEDKQIVSRARKIQRFLSQPFFVAEEFTGTKGRYVSINDTISGFKEIIAGQMDELPEQAFFMVGTIDEAVDRAKEMGY; from the coding sequence ATGCAAGAGAAAAACATCGGCCGTGTAGTCCAGATCATCGGAGCCGTGGTCGACATCAAGTTCAACCGCGACAACATGCCCATGATCTACAACGCAATCAAGCTGAGCAACAAGTCGATCAGCGACAAGGAATGGAACCTGATCGTCGAGGTCGCGCAGCACCTGGGCGAGGGCGTGGTGCGTTGCGTGGCGATGGACACCACCGACGGACTGGTCCGCGGGCAGCAGGCCTGGGACACCGGCCAGCCGATCTCGGTCCCCGTGGGGCGTTCGACCCTGGGCCGGATCATCAACGTAGTCGGCCAGCCCGTGGACGAGATGGGTCCGATCACCAGCGAGACCTACTACCCGATCCACCGCGAGCCCCCGACCCTGCTGGACCAGGACGTCAACACCGAGGTGCTCGAGACCGGCATCAAGGTCGTCGACATGATCGCCCCCTACTCCAAGGGCGGCAAGGTCGGCCTGTTCGGCGGCGCCGGCGTGGGCAAGACGGTCGTGATCATGGAGCTGATCCACAACATCGCCACCAAGCACGGCGGCTTCTCGGTCTTCGGCGGCGTGGGCGAGCGCACCCGCGAGGGGAACGACCTGTGGCTGGAGATGAAGCAGTCCGGCGTGCTGGACAAGACCTGCCTGGTCTACGGCCAGATGAACGAGCCTCCGGGCGCCCGTTCGCGAGTCGGCCTGACCGCGCTGACCGCGGCCGAGTACTTCCGCGACGAGGAAGGCCAGGACGTGCTGCTGTTCATCGACAACATCTTCCGTTTCACCCAGGCCGGCTCCGAGGTCTCGGCGCTGCTGGGACGCATCCCCAGCGCGGTGGGCTACCAGCCGACCCTGGGCACCGACCTTGGCGAACTGCAGGAGCGGATCACCTCGACCAAAAAGGGCTCGATCACCTCGGTACAGGCGATCTACGTGCCCGCCGACGACCTTACCGACCCGGCGCCGGCCACGACCTTCTCCCATCTCGACGCCACCACGGTGCTCTCGCGCCAGATCGTCGAGCTCGGGATCTACCCCGCGGTCGACCCGCTGGATTCCACCAGCCGAATCCTCAACGCCGAGATCCTGGGCCAAGAGCATTACTCAATCGCCCGCGAGGTGCAGCGGATCCTGCAGAAGTACAAAGACCTGCAGGACATCATCGCGATCCTGGGCATGGACGAGCTGTCCGAAGAGGACAAGCAGATCGTCAGCCGCGCGCGCAAGATCCAGCGCTTCCTCAGCCAGCCGTTCTTCGTGGCCGAGGAGTTCACCGGCACCAAGGGCCGTTACGTCTCGATCAACGACACCATCTCCGGGTTCAAGGAGATCATCGCCGGCCAAATGGACGAGCTGCCCGAGCAGGCGTTCTTCATGGTCGGCACCATCGACGAGGCCGTGGATCGCGCCAAGGAGATGGGCTACTAG
- the atpG gene encoding ATP synthase F1 subunit gamma: protein MANLRHIRKRISSVKSTQQITRAMKMVAAAKLRSAEMRLKAARPYAWSLDEMIRDLLKRTGTEGQPLLKGREQTRKVELVVVTSDRGLCGAFNSSILRQADGWLRENADKYEQVTISAIGRKARDHFKHRNYEVRDELVNALGNFDFSLARRKGRELIELFMSTKADTIYLTYNEFVTAVSQKVVTRKLIPCGFGDIVDEADEQLPERETYVDYRYEPSRPEVLSELLPLHIDFQLYRAFLESFAAEMGARMSSMESATNNAVEMIGRLTLQYNRARQDAITSELLEIINGAEALKG, encoded by the coding sequence ATGGCCAATTTGAGGCACATTCGTAAGCGCATCTCTTCGGTCAAGAGTACGCAGCAGATCACGCGCGCGATGAAGATGGTCGCCGCGGCCAAGCTGCGCTCGGCCGAAATGCGCCTCAAGGCCGCACGGCCCTACGCCTGGTCCCTGGACGAGATGATCCGCGACCTGCTCAAGCGCACCGGCACCGAGGGGCAGCCGCTGCTCAAGGGCCGCGAACAGACGCGCAAGGTCGAGCTGGTGGTGGTCACCTCCGACCGCGGGCTGTGCGGAGCGTTCAACTCCAGCATCCTGCGCCAGGCCGACGGCTGGCTGCGCGAGAACGCGGACAAGTACGAGCAGGTGACGATCTCGGCCATCGGCCGCAAGGCCCGCGACCACTTCAAGCACCGCAACTACGAGGTGCGCGACGAGCTGGTCAACGCCCTGGGCAACTTCGACTTCAGCCTGGCCCGTCGCAAGGGGCGCGAGCTGATCGAGCTGTTCATGTCGACCAAGGCCGACACGATCTACCTGACCTACAACGAGTTCGTTACGGCGGTTTCCCAAAAGGTGGTTACGCGCAAGCTGATCCCCTGCGGCTTCGGCGATATCGTGGATGAGGCCGACGAACAGCTCCCCGAGCGCGAGACCTACGTCGACTACCGCTACGAGCCCAGCCGTCCGGAAGTGCTCAGCGAACTGCTGCCGCTGCATATCGACTTCCAACTCTACCGCGCGTTTCTCGAGAGCTTCGCTGCCGAGATGGGCGCGCGGATGAGCTCAATGGAGTCCGCGACGAACAACGCCGTTGAGATGATCGGCCGCCTGACGCTGCAGTACAACCGCGCGCGTCAGGACGCGATCACCAGCGAGCTGCTCGAGATTATCAACGGGGCCGAGGCCCTGAAGGGTTAA
- the atpA gene encoding F0F1 ATP synthase subunit alpha produces the protein MQIKAEEISQILEKQIREYKREIEVNEVGIVLSVGDGIARLYGLEDVMAGELIEFPHKITGMALNLEEDNVGAVIFGEVHEIKEGDVARRTGNIVRVPVGDALIGRVVDALGAPIDGKGPLQTDEFRIVDIKAPGIVKRQPVKEPLQTGLKAIDSMIPIGRGQRELIIGDRQTGKTALAIDTIINQKNTDVYCIYVGIGQKRSTIAQVVDRLTKEGAMEYTTIVAATASEPAPLQFIAPFSGCAIGEFFRDNGRHALLIYDDLSKQATAYRQLSLLLRRPPGREAYPGDVFYLHSRLLERAAKMSDEEGGGSLTALPIIETQAGDISAYIPTNVISITDGQIFLETDLFNSGIRPAVNVGLSVSRVGGNAQIKAMKQVAGKMRLELAQYREMAAFAQFGSDLDKATMAQLERGERLTELLKQPQYSPLSVARQVLLIYTGTRGWIDDYAVAELGRYEREMFSFIEDKHADLFTDIEERKVIDDDLTERIDRALEEFKLVFEAGREA, from the coding sequence ATGCAGATAAAAGCAGAAGAGATCAGTCAAATTCTGGAGAAGCAGATCCGCGAGTACAAACGCGAGATCGAGGTCAACGAGGTGGGCATCGTGCTCTCCGTGGGCGACGGCATCGCCAGGCTTTACGGCCTGGAGGATGTCATGGCCGGCGAGCTGATCGAGTTCCCGCACAAGATCACGGGCATGGCGCTGAACCTCGAGGAGGACAACGTCGGAGCCGTGATCTTCGGCGAGGTCCACGAGATCAAAGAGGGCGACGTGGCGCGCCGCACGGGCAACATCGTGCGCGTTCCGGTGGGCGATGCGCTGATCGGCCGCGTGGTCGACGCCCTGGGCGCCCCGATCGACGGCAAGGGTCCGTTGCAGACCGACGAGTTCCGGATAGTCGACATCAAGGCCCCGGGCATCGTCAAGCGCCAGCCGGTCAAGGAGCCGTTGCAAACCGGCCTGAAGGCGATCGACTCGATGATCCCCATCGGCCGCGGTCAGCGCGAGCTGATCATCGGCGACCGTCAGACCGGCAAGACCGCCCTGGCGATCGACACGATCATCAACCAAAAGAACACCGACGTTTACTGCATCTACGTGGGCATCGGGCAGAAGCGCTCGACGATCGCCCAGGTGGTCGACCGGCTGACCAAAGAGGGCGCGATGGAATACACCACGATCGTCGCCGCCACCGCCTCGGAGCCCGCGCCGCTGCAGTTCATCGCGCCGTTCAGCGGCTGCGCCATCGGCGAGTTCTTCCGCGACAACGGCAGGCACGCGCTGCTGATCTACGACGATCTAAGCAAGCAGGCCACGGCCTACCGCCAGCTGAGCCTGCTGCTGCGCCGCCCGCCGGGACGCGAGGCCTACCCCGGCGATGTGTTCTACCTGCACAGCCGGTTGCTCGAGCGCGCGGCCAAGATGTCCGACGAAGAGGGCGGCGGTTCGCTGACCGCGTTGCCGATCATCGAGACCCAGGCCGGCGACATCTCGGCCTACATTCCGACCAACGTGATTTCGATCACCGACGGTCAGATCTTCCTCGAGACCGACCTGTTCAACTCCGGCATCCGTCCGGCGGTCAACGTCGGCCTGTCGGTCAGCCGCGTGGGCGGCAACGCCCAGATCAAGGCAATGAAGCAGGTCGCGGGCAAGATGCGCCTCGAACTGGCGCAGTACCGCGAGATGGCGGCCTTCGCCCAGTTCGGCTCCGACCTGGACAAGGCGACGATGGCCCAGCTCGAACGCGGCGAGCGGCTGACCGAGCTGCTCAAGCAGCCGCAGTACTCGCCGCTGAGCGTCGCGCGCCAGGTGCTGCTGATCTACACCGGCACCCGCGGCTGGATCGACGACTACGCGGTCGCGGAACTTGGTCGCTACGAGCGCGAGATGTTCTCTTTCATTGAGGACAAGCATGCCGACCTGTTCACCGACATCGAGGAGCGCAAGGTGATCGACGACGACCTGACCGAGCGCATCGATCGGGCGCTGGAGGAATTCAAGCTGGTGTTCGAGGCCGGCAGGGAGGCGTAA
- a CDS encoding F0F1 ATP synthase subunit delta, whose translation MKGTIVARRYARALFNIGLDDGRIEDYRQALNELAALFREDHRISEVLDNPMYDKSFRDQLIERLVSSINPEWTEFANFLRLLYDKRRLGIIGDIADSFQELADREAGRLAADVISATALDDKTVERIGEALSTKLGNKVQVKVAIDASLLAGFRAQIGSLVIDGSVAGQINRLRDTLTQGNS comes from the coding sequence ATGAAGGGCACAATAGTCGCACGCAGGTACGCCAGGGCGTTGTTCAACATCGGTCTGGACGACGGTCGGATCGAGGACTACCGCCAGGCGCTCAACGAGCTGGCCGCACTGTTCCGCGAAGATCATCGGATCTCCGAGGTGCTGGACAACCCGATGTACGATAAATCGTTCCGCGATCAGCTGATCGAACGGCTAGTTTCCTCGATCAACCCGGAGTGGACCGAGTTCGCCAATTTCCTCAGGCTGCTCTACGACAAGCGTCGCCTGGGGATCATCGGAGACATCGCCGATTCTTTCCAGGAGCTGGCAGACCGCGAGGCCGGCCGGCTGGCCGCTGATGTAATCAGCGCCACAGCGCTCGACGACAAAACAGTCGAGCGGATCGGCGAGGCGCTCTCAACCAAGCTAGGCAACAAAGTTCAGGTGAAGGTCGCGATCGACGCTTCCCTGCTCGCCGGTTTTCGCGCCCAAATCGGATCGTTGGTGATCGACGGCAGCGTGGCCGGACAGATAAACCGCCTAAGGGATACCCTGACGCAGGGCAATAGCTGA
- the atpF gene encoding F0F1 ATP synthase subunit B, which translates to MIPHTTKTPALTLLALLIAVVALAAAAVAQDAPDQVADSAVEAALPPQGPQDAQQPAAELESPAALPTDATELTDPTPQLDPPEAEQHDTALTEPHAAQAEHPAQSEGEHAAAAEHGSGHGLARISYIHFATGVLSLAIFLWILIHFARKPLSQYLIDRSEAVVQAIADANRARDEALELQEQWRKRIEGLEAESEQLLAGAQRRAEEDKQRILDEAGRTATKAVDDARAVIEHETAQALERLQGDLAEQALALAVERIKGRLDEQERERFVDGAIAQIESKS; encoded by the coding sequence TTGATTCCACACACAACGAAAACGCCGGCCCTGACGCTGCTGGCGCTGCTGATCGCGGTCGTGGCACTCGCCGCCGCGGCTGTGGCTCAGGACGCGCCGGATCAGGTCGCGGACTCCGCAGTCGAGGCTGCGTTGCCGCCGCAGGGACCGCAAGACGCGCAGCAGCCCGCAGCCGAGCTCGAATCGCCCGCGGCTTTGCCCACGGATGCGACCGAGCTTACCGATCCGACGCCGCAGCTTGATCCGCCCGAGGCGGAACAGCACGACACGGCTTTAACCGAGCCGCACGCGGCCCAGGCCGAGCATCCGGCCCAGAGCGAGGGCGAGCACGCCGCGGCCGCCGAGCACGGCTCGGGGCACGGCCTGGCCCGGATCTCCTACATCCACTTCGCCACCGGCGTGTTGAGCCTGGCGATCTTTCTCTGGATCCTGATCCACTTCGCGCGCAAGCCGCTGTCGCAGTATCTGATCGACCGCAGCGAGGCCGTGGTCCAGGCGATCGCCGACGCCAATCGGGCGCGCGACGAGGCGCTGGAGCTGCAGGAGCAGTGGCGCAAGCGGATCGAGGGACTTGAGGCCGAGAGCGAGCAACTGCTGGCCGGAGCGCAACGCCGGGCCGAGGAAGACAAACAGCGAATCCTTGACGAGGCCGGACGCACGGCGACCAAAGCCGTGGACGACGCCCGCGCGGTGATCGAGCACGAGACCGCCCAAGCCCTCGAGCGGCTGCAGGGCGACCTGGCCGAGCAGGCGCTGGCGCTGGCAGTCGAGCGGATCAAGGGCCGTCTGGACGAGCAAGAGCGCGAGCGCTTCGTCGATGGCGCCATCGCACAGATCGAGAGTAAGTCATGA
- a CDS encoding ATP synthase F0 subunit B, whose product MLSLNATFLYQAVLFITLLILMNKLLFKPMLELISRREQAQDEPLEQAQKYKTVAEEFESQVRGKLLEIKQQADKLQTELTREASGQALARMSQARTEAEQIMEQARLKIQQAEQQARSALDAQAGSLADRIVAQILG is encoded by the coding sequence ATGCTGTCGTTAAACGCAACCTTCCTGTATCAGGCGGTATTGTTCATCACGCTGCTGATCCTGATGAACAAGCTGCTGTTCAAGCCGATGCTCGAGCTGATAAGTCGGCGCGAGCAGGCCCAGGACGAGCCGCTGGAGCAGGCCCAAAAGTACAAGACGGTTGCCGAGGAGTTCGAATCGCAGGTGCGCGGCAAGCTGCTGGAGATCAAGCAGCAGGCCGACAAGCTGCAAACCGAGCTGACCCGCGAGGCCTCGGGACAGGCGCTGGCCAGGATGTCGCAGGCCCGCACCGAGGCGGAGCAGATCATGGAACAAGCACGCCTCAAGATCCAACAGGCCGAACAGCAGGCCCGGTCGGCTCTGGACGCCCAGGCCGGTTCGCTGGCCGATCGGATCGTGGCGCAGATACTGGGGTAG